The Pyrus communis chromosome 2, drPyrComm1.1, whole genome shotgun sequence genome includes a window with the following:
- the LOC137726579 gene encoding mediator of RNA polymerase II transcription subunit 16-like isoform X1, which yields MSQVKDSDDEPVAHSLESDKPETGSIESIGGGGEDEEEEPVDEPDDPMEEDAVNPAAVFCIRLKQPRSNLQHKMSVPELCRNFSAVAWCGKLNAIACASETCASIPSSNANAPFWIPIHIVIPERPTECAVFNVNADSPRDSVQFIEWSPTSCPRALLIANFHGRVTIWTQPSQGPTNLVRDASRWQREYEWQQDIAVVTKWLSGVSPYRWLSSKSSTSSNAKSTFEEKFLSQQSQNSARWPSFLCVCSVFSSGSIQLHWSQYPPNQTSAAPKWFQTSKGLLGAGPSGIMAADAIITDSGAMHVAGVPIVNPSTVVVWEVAPGLGNGFHATPKISTTDGVPPSMNPPNWAGFSPLAAYLFSWQDYLLSEAKQGRKQTDPDFSDTVPLHCSPVSNFSAYVSPESASQSATTTTWGSGVTAVAFDPTRGGSVIAVVIVEGQYMSPYDPDEGPSITGWRVQRWESSLQPVVLHQIFGNPTSSFGGQAPMQTVWLSKVDTSIQPTNDFKSHQAAATTATTDARKTPDSGIEKVKRVSFDPFDLPSDVRTLARIVYSAHGGEIAVAFLRGGVHIFSGPNFAPVDNYQINVGSAIAAPAFSSTSCCSASVWHDSGKDRTVLKIIRVLPPAVPSSQVKANSSTWERAIAERFWWSLLVGVDWWDAVGCTQSAAEDGIVSLNSVIAVLDADFHSLPSTQHRQQYGPNLDRIKCRLLEGTNAQEVRAMVLDMQARLLLDMLGKGIESALINPSALVPEPWQASGETLSGIDPEAMAVEPALVPHIQAYVDAVLDLASHFITRLRRYASFCRTLASHAGAGSNRNMVASPTQSSASPATSQGGQSGTPTSTGNTQMQAWVQGAIAKISSTSDGVSNSAPNPISGPSSFMPISINTGTFPGTPAVRLIGDCHFLHRLCQLLLFCFFFRRAQLPRFSGGAQRNTDANMQKPQPGASGKAEEVSSVSAKSSTTMVRPEEGQVARPGQIPGAKGVEEGPAGRSRLGAGNAGQGYTFEEVKVLFLILMDLCRRTASLAHSLPVSQVGSSNIQVRLHYIDGNYTVLPEVVEASLGPHMQNMPRPRGADAAGLLLRELELHPPAEEWHRRNMYGGPWSDSDDMDPQDDTPKLCNSSDPPDSGSLESCDVYYGAHGLWPRKRRMSERDAAFGLNTSVGLGAYLGIMGSRRDVVTAVWKTGLEGVWYKCIRCLRQTSAFASSGATTPANQTGRETWWISRWAYCCPMCGGTWVRVV from the exons TTCTAATGCAAATGCACCTTTTTGGATTCCCATTCATATCGTGATCCCAGAGCGACCAACTGAGTGTGCTGTGTTCAATGTCAATGCAG ATTCTCCTCGTGATTCTGTTCAGTTTATTGAATGGTCTCCTACTTCTTGCCCTCGTGCCTTACTAATTGCCAATTTCCATGGGAGAGTAACGATCTGGACTCAGCCTTCTCAA GGGCCAACTAATCTCGTACGCGATGCCAGCCGCTGGCAACGAGAGTATGAATGGCAGCAGGATATTGCAGTTGTTACAAAGTGGCTGTCAGGAGTGTCCCCA TATAGGTGGCTTTCCTCAAAATCAAGTACATCCTCTAATGCAAAGTCaacttttgaagaaaaatttctTTCACAGCAGTCTcaaaattcag CTAGGTGGCCCAGTTTTCTGTGCGTCTGTTCTGTTTTCTCTTCAGGCTCTATTCAGCTTCATTGGTCCCAGTATCCTCCTAATCAGACTAGTGCTGCACCAAAGTGGTTTCAAACAAGCAAGGGACTCTTGGGTGCTGGGCCTAGTGGGATCATGGCAGCTGATGCTATCATAACAGACAGTGGTGCCATGCATGTCGCAGGCGTTCCAATTGTAAACCCATCTACGGTTGTTGTTTGGGAGGTTGCTCCTGGCCTAGGAAATGGATTTCATGCAACTCCAAAGATTAGCACAACTGATGGGGTCCCACCTTCAATGAATCCACCCAATTGGGCAGGTTTTTCCCCTTTGGCTGCATATTTGTTTAGCTGGCAAGATTATCTATTATCTGAAGCAAAGCAAGGGCGAAAGCAGACAGATCCAGATTTCAGTGATACTGTACCACTTCATTGCTCTCCAGTTTCTAATTTTTCAGCATATGTGAGTCCCGAGTCTGCATCTCAATCTGCAACTACCACTACATGGGGATCTGGAGTTACTGCGGTTGCCTTTGATCCAACCCGTGGTGGTTCTGTCATAGCTGTTGTCATAGTTGAGG GACAATACATGTCTCCTTATGATCCAGATGAGGGTCCATCAATTACAGGATGGAGAGTGCAACGCTGGGAATCATCACTTCAGCCTGTTGTTCTTCACCAAATATTTGGAAATCCTACTTCCAGTTTTGGTGGGCAGGCACCAATGCAAACTGTTTGGCTATCCAAAGTGGACACAAGCATACAACCAACTAATGATTTTAAAAGTCACCAAGCAGCAGCGACAACAGCAACCACTGATGCAAGGAAGACTCCTGATTCTGGCATAGAGAAAGTAAAACGAGTCAGTTTTGATCCTTTTGACCTGCCAAGTGATGTTAGAACACTTGCTCGAATAGTCTATTCTGCTCATGGTGGTGAGATTGCTGTTGCTTTCCTCCGGGGTGGGGTTCACATCTTCTCTGGTCCGAACTTTGCACCTGTTGATAACTACCAGATTAACGTTGGATCTGCGATTGCTGCCCCTGCCTTCTCGTCGACAAGCTGCTGCTCAGCTTCTGTTTGGCATGATAGTGGTAAGGACCGTacagttttaaaaataatacgTGTTCTTCCTCCTGCTGTTCCAAGCAGCCAAGTGAAGGCAAACTCGTCAACCTGGGAACGGGCCATTGCCGAAAG GTTTTGGTGGAGTCTTTTGGTTGGGGTTGATTGGTGGGATGCTGTTGGCTGTACACAGAGTGCTGCCGAGGATGGCATTG TTTCTCTGAACAGTGTCATTGCAGTACTGGATGCAGATTTTCATTCTCTTCCTTCTACTCAGCACAGACAACAGTATGGTCCT AATCTCGACAGGATAAAGTGCAGGCTACTGGAAGGTACAAATGCACAAGAAGTTAGGGCGATGGTTCTTGACATGCAAGCGCGGTTGTTGCTTGATATGCTTGGGAAGGGAATAGAATCAGCGTTAATAAATCCATCTGCTTTGGTACCAGAGCCATGGCAGGCGTCTGGCGAAACGTTATCAGGCATTGATCCTGAAGCAATGGCTGTTGAACCAGCACTAGTTCCACATATTCAG GCTTACGTCGACGCAGTTCTTGATTTAGCTTCACATTTCATCACTCGCTTGCGGCGCTATGCAAGTTTTTGTCGCACACTGGCGAGCCATGCTGGAGCTGGCAGCAATCGCAATATGGTGGCTAGTCCTACCCAAAGTTCGGCTTCTCCTGCAACCAGTCAGG GGGGTCAAAGTGGAACACCAACATCAACAGGAAACACCCAGATGCAAGCTTGGGTTCAGGGTGCAATTGCAAAGATTAGTAGCACCTCTGATGGAGTTTCCAATTCAGCTCCAAACCCCATTAGTGGACCGTCCTCCTTCATGCCAATAAGTATCAATACAGGAACATTTCCTGGCACACCTGCTGTTAGGCTAATTGGGGATTGCCATTTCCTTCATAGGCTATGCCAGCTTttgcttttctgttttttctttcgGCGAGCTCAGCTACCCCGTTTCTCTGGGGGAGCACAGAGAAATACTGATGCAAATATGCAAAAGCCACAGCCTGGCGCATCTGGAAAGGCGGAGGAGGTCAGTTCTGTTTCTGCAAAATCATCTACAACCATGGTCAGACCGGAGGAGGGTCAGGTAGCTCGGCCCGGTCAGATACCTGGAGCAAAAGGAGTTGAAGAAGGACCTGCTGGAAGGTCAAGATTGGGTGCTGGAAATGCTGGTCAGGGTTACACTTTTGAGGAG GTGAAAGTCCTTTTCCTCATCCTTATGGATCTTTGCCGGCGAACAGCAAGCCTGGCACATTCATTGCCAGTTTCTCAGGTGGGAAGCAGCAACATTCAGGTTCGGCTGCATTATATCGATGGCAATTATACTGTACTTCCGGAGGTTGTTGAAGCATCCCTTGGCCCTCATATGCAG AATATGCCCCGGCCTAGAGGTGCAGATGCTGCTGGTCTGTTACTCCGAGAGTTAGAACTCCACCCTCCAGCCGAAGAGTGGCATAGGCGCAATATGTATGGTGGGCCTTGGTCTGATTCAGATGATATGGATCCTCAAGATGATACCCCCAAGCTATGTAATTCTTCAGACCCACCTGATTCCGGATCTTTGGAAAGTTGTGATGTTTATTATGGAGCCCATGGCCTGTGGCCAAGGAAGCGCAGGATGTCTGAAAGAGATGCAGCTTTTGGCCTAAACACTTCAGTGGGTCTGGGGGCATATCTTGGTATAATGGGATCACGGAGAGATGTTGTTACTGCCGTATGGAAGACTGGTCTAGAAGGGGTTTGGTACAAG TGCATAAGATGTTTGCGGCAGACTTCAGCTTTTGCTTCCTCAGGTGCTACTACTCCAGCGAATCAAACTGGGCGGGAGACTTGGTGGATCAGCCGCTGGGCTTATTGCTGTCCTATGTGTGGCGGAACATGGGTTCGAGTTGTATAG
- the LOC137726731 gene encoding uncharacterized protein, producing the protein MSSGQGGPHSLAFRVMRLCKPSFQVDPIPLLLDPADLVVGEDIFDDPMAAAQLPRLLDVHDSLNPSSSAFSDSSDLTYRTRFLLHHPSDSIGLSSLLVLPQAFGAIYLGETFCSYISINNSSNFEVKDIIIKSEMQTEGQRLVLLDTSNSPVESIRAGGRYDFIVEHDVKELGAHTLVCTALYYDGDGERKYLPQFFKFIVSNPLSVRTKVLVVKELTLLEACIENHTKSNLFMEQVEFEPAQHWSAKILKSDEHHSEKNSQTREIFKPPILIRSGGGIHNYLYQLISHGSAHGKVERSNILGKLQITWRTNLGEPGRLQTQQIMGTPITRKDVELHVVEVPSAIKLERPFSLHLNLANETDEELGPFEVWLSQNDSREEKVVVINGLQTVVLPRVEAFGSTNFNLNLIATKLGVQRITGITVFNIREKKSYDPLPDMEIFVDLD; encoded by the exons ATGAGCAGCGGTCAAGGTGGACCCCACTCCCTGGCCTTCCGGGTGATGAGGCTGTGCAAGCCCTCATTCCAGGTGGACCCCATTCCCCTCCTTCTCGACCCCGCCGATCTCGTCGTCGGCGAGGACATTTTCGACGACCCGATGGCAGCCGCGCAACTCCCCCGCCTCCTCGACGTCCACGACTCCTTGAACCCCTCCTCATCGGCCTTCTCTGACTCCTCGGATCTCACCTACCGCACCCGGTTCCTCCTCCACCACCCCTCCGACTCCATTGGCCTCTCTAGCCTCCTCGTCCTCCCCCAAGCCTTCgg AGCAATATACTTAGGGGAGACATTTTGTAGCTATATTAGCATCAATAACAGCTCCAATTTCGAAGTCAAGGACATTATAATCAAG TCGGAAATGCAAACTGAAGGGCAGAGACTTGTGCTGCTGGACACGTCGAATTCGCCGGTTGAATCCATACGTGCAGGCGGCCGTTATGACTTCATTGTTGAACATGATGTCAAGGAACTCGGAGCTCACAC GTTGGTTTGCACTGCATTGTACTATGACGGTGATGGTGAGCGTAAATATCTACCACAGTTCTTCAAATTCATTGTTTCCAATCCGCTTTCTGTCAGGACGAAG GTCCTCGTTGTAAAG GAACTCACGCTTTTAGAAGCTTGCATCGAGAATCATACCAAGTCAAATCTTTTTATGGAACAAGTTGAGTTTGAGCCTGCTCAGCATTGGAGTGCAAAAATCCTAAAATCAGACGAACACCATTCCGAAAAGAATTCTCAAACAAG AGAGATATTTAAGCCACCAATTCTCATCAGATCTGGCGGAGGAATTCATAACTATCTTTATCAGTTAATATCACATGGTTCTGCCCACGGGAAAGTTGAGCGAAGCAATATTCTTGGTAAACTTCAGATAACATGGCGCACTAATCTGGGCGAACCTGGTCGCCTACAAACACAGCAAATTATGGGAACT CCCATAACACGAAAGGATGTTGAGTTGCATGTTGTGGAGGTGCCATCTGCCATCAAGTTGGAAAGACCCTTTTCG CTACACTTGAATTTAGCAAATGAGACAGATGAGGAACTTGGCCCTTTCGAAGTTTGGTTATCACAAAATGATTCACGTGAGGAGAAGGTGGTTGTGATTAATGGTCTTCAAACAGTG GTTTTGCCGAGGGTTGAGGCGTTTGGTTCCACAAATTTCAATCTG AACCTGATTGCCACTAAACTCGGAGTTCAGAGGATCACGGGCATTACTGTGTTTAACATAAGAGAGAAAAAGTCATACGACCCTTTGCCAGATATGGAG ATTTTTGTGGATCTCGACTAA
- the LOC137726579 gene encoding mediator of RNA polymerase II transcription subunit 16-like isoform X2 has product MPAAGNESMNGSRILQLLQSGCQECPQWLSSKSSTSSNAKSTFEEKFLSQQSQNSARWPSFLCVCSVFSSGSIQLHWSQYPPNQTSAAPKWFQTSKGLLGAGPSGIMAADAIITDSGAMHVAGVPIVNPSTVVVWEVAPGLGNGFHATPKISTTDGVPPSMNPPNWAGFSPLAAYLFSWQDYLLSEAKQGRKQTDPDFSDTVPLHCSPVSNFSAYVSPESASQSATTTTWGSGVTAVAFDPTRGGSVIAVVIVEGQYMSPYDPDEGPSITGWRVQRWESSLQPVVLHQIFGNPTSSFGGQAPMQTVWLSKVDTSIQPTNDFKSHQAAATTATTDARKTPDSGIEKVKRVSFDPFDLPSDVRTLARIVYSAHGGEIAVAFLRGGVHIFSGPNFAPVDNYQINVGSAIAAPAFSSTSCCSASVWHDSGKDRTVLKIIRVLPPAVPSSQVKANSSTWERAIAERFWWSLLVGVDWWDAVGCTQSAAEDGIVSLNSVIAVLDADFHSLPSTQHRQQYGPNLDRIKCRLLEGTNAQEVRAMVLDMQARLLLDMLGKGIESALINPSALVPEPWQASGETLSGIDPEAMAVEPALVPHIQAYVDAVLDLASHFITRLRRYASFCRTLASHAGAGSNRNMVASPTQSSASPATSQGGQSGTPTSTGNTQMQAWVQGAIAKISSTSDGVSNSAPNPISGPSSFMPISINTGTFPGTPAVRLIGDCHFLHRLCQLLLFCFFFRRAQLPRFSGGAQRNTDANMQKPQPGASGKAEEVSSVSAKSSTTMVRPEEGQVARPGQIPGAKGVEEGPAGRSRLGAGNAGQGYTFEEVKVLFLILMDLCRRTASLAHSLPVSQVGSSNIQVRLHYIDGNYTVLPEVVEASLGPHMQNMPRPRGADAAGLLLRELELHPPAEEWHRRNMYGGPWSDSDDMDPQDDTPKLCNSSDPPDSGSLESCDVYYGAHGLWPRKRRMSERDAAFGLNTSVGLGAYLGIMGSRRDVVTAVWKTGLEGVWYKCIRCLRQTSAFASSGATTPANQTGRETWWISRWAYCCPMCGGTWVRVV; this is encoded by the exons ATGCCAGCCGCTGGCAACGAGAGTATGAATGGCAGCAGGATATTGCAGTTGTTACAAAGTGGCTGTCAGGAGTGTCCCCA GTGGCTTTCCTCAAAATCAAGTACATCCTCTAATGCAAAGTCaacttttgaagaaaaatttctTTCACAGCAGTCTcaaaattcag CTAGGTGGCCCAGTTTTCTGTGCGTCTGTTCTGTTTTCTCTTCAGGCTCTATTCAGCTTCATTGGTCCCAGTATCCTCCTAATCAGACTAGTGCTGCACCAAAGTGGTTTCAAACAAGCAAGGGACTCTTGGGTGCTGGGCCTAGTGGGATCATGGCAGCTGATGCTATCATAACAGACAGTGGTGCCATGCATGTCGCAGGCGTTCCAATTGTAAACCCATCTACGGTTGTTGTTTGGGAGGTTGCTCCTGGCCTAGGAAATGGATTTCATGCAACTCCAAAGATTAGCACAACTGATGGGGTCCCACCTTCAATGAATCCACCCAATTGGGCAGGTTTTTCCCCTTTGGCTGCATATTTGTTTAGCTGGCAAGATTATCTATTATCTGAAGCAAAGCAAGGGCGAAAGCAGACAGATCCAGATTTCAGTGATACTGTACCACTTCATTGCTCTCCAGTTTCTAATTTTTCAGCATATGTGAGTCCCGAGTCTGCATCTCAATCTGCAACTACCACTACATGGGGATCTGGAGTTACTGCGGTTGCCTTTGATCCAACCCGTGGTGGTTCTGTCATAGCTGTTGTCATAGTTGAGG GACAATACATGTCTCCTTATGATCCAGATGAGGGTCCATCAATTACAGGATGGAGAGTGCAACGCTGGGAATCATCACTTCAGCCTGTTGTTCTTCACCAAATATTTGGAAATCCTACTTCCAGTTTTGGTGGGCAGGCACCAATGCAAACTGTTTGGCTATCCAAAGTGGACACAAGCATACAACCAACTAATGATTTTAAAAGTCACCAAGCAGCAGCGACAACAGCAACCACTGATGCAAGGAAGACTCCTGATTCTGGCATAGAGAAAGTAAAACGAGTCAGTTTTGATCCTTTTGACCTGCCAAGTGATGTTAGAACACTTGCTCGAATAGTCTATTCTGCTCATGGTGGTGAGATTGCTGTTGCTTTCCTCCGGGGTGGGGTTCACATCTTCTCTGGTCCGAACTTTGCACCTGTTGATAACTACCAGATTAACGTTGGATCTGCGATTGCTGCCCCTGCCTTCTCGTCGACAAGCTGCTGCTCAGCTTCTGTTTGGCATGATAGTGGTAAGGACCGTacagttttaaaaataatacgTGTTCTTCCTCCTGCTGTTCCAAGCAGCCAAGTGAAGGCAAACTCGTCAACCTGGGAACGGGCCATTGCCGAAAG GTTTTGGTGGAGTCTTTTGGTTGGGGTTGATTGGTGGGATGCTGTTGGCTGTACACAGAGTGCTGCCGAGGATGGCATTG TTTCTCTGAACAGTGTCATTGCAGTACTGGATGCAGATTTTCATTCTCTTCCTTCTACTCAGCACAGACAACAGTATGGTCCT AATCTCGACAGGATAAAGTGCAGGCTACTGGAAGGTACAAATGCACAAGAAGTTAGGGCGATGGTTCTTGACATGCAAGCGCGGTTGTTGCTTGATATGCTTGGGAAGGGAATAGAATCAGCGTTAATAAATCCATCTGCTTTGGTACCAGAGCCATGGCAGGCGTCTGGCGAAACGTTATCAGGCATTGATCCTGAAGCAATGGCTGTTGAACCAGCACTAGTTCCACATATTCAG GCTTACGTCGACGCAGTTCTTGATTTAGCTTCACATTTCATCACTCGCTTGCGGCGCTATGCAAGTTTTTGTCGCACACTGGCGAGCCATGCTGGAGCTGGCAGCAATCGCAATATGGTGGCTAGTCCTACCCAAAGTTCGGCTTCTCCTGCAACCAGTCAGG GGGGTCAAAGTGGAACACCAACATCAACAGGAAACACCCAGATGCAAGCTTGGGTTCAGGGTGCAATTGCAAAGATTAGTAGCACCTCTGATGGAGTTTCCAATTCAGCTCCAAACCCCATTAGTGGACCGTCCTCCTTCATGCCAATAAGTATCAATACAGGAACATTTCCTGGCACACCTGCTGTTAGGCTAATTGGGGATTGCCATTTCCTTCATAGGCTATGCCAGCTTttgcttttctgttttttctttcgGCGAGCTCAGCTACCCCGTTTCTCTGGGGGAGCACAGAGAAATACTGATGCAAATATGCAAAAGCCACAGCCTGGCGCATCTGGAAAGGCGGAGGAGGTCAGTTCTGTTTCTGCAAAATCATCTACAACCATGGTCAGACCGGAGGAGGGTCAGGTAGCTCGGCCCGGTCAGATACCTGGAGCAAAAGGAGTTGAAGAAGGACCTGCTGGAAGGTCAAGATTGGGTGCTGGAAATGCTGGTCAGGGTTACACTTTTGAGGAG GTGAAAGTCCTTTTCCTCATCCTTATGGATCTTTGCCGGCGAACAGCAAGCCTGGCACATTCATTGCCAGTTTCTCAGGTGGGAAGCAGCAACATTCAGGTTCGGCTGCATTATATCGATGGCAATTATACTGTACTTCCGGAGGTTGTTGAAGCATCCCTTGGCCCTCATATGCAG AATATGCCCCGGCCTAGAGGTGCAGATGCTGCTGGTCTGTTACTCCGAGAGTTAGAACTCCACCCTCCAGCCGAAGAGTGGCATAGGCGCAATATGTATGGTGGGCCTTGGTCTGATTCAGATGATATGGATCCTCAAGATGATACCCCCAAGCTATGTAATTCTTCAGACCCACCTGATTCCGGATCTTTGGAAAGTTGTGATGTTTATTATGGAGCCCATGGCCTGTGGCCAAGGAAGCGCAGGATGTCTGAAAGAGATGCAGCTTTTGGCCTAAACACTTCAGTGGGTCTGGGGGCATATCTTGGTATAATGGGATCACGGAGAGATGTTGTTACTGCCGTATGGAAGACTGGTCTAGAAGGGGTTTGGTACAAG TGCATAAGATGTTTGCGGCAGACTTCAGCTTTTGCTTCCTCAGGTGCTACTACTCCAGCGAATCAAACTGGGCGGGAGACTTGGTGGATCAGCCGCTGGGCTTATTGCTGTCCTATGTGTGGCGGAACATGGGTTCGAGTTGTATAG